The following is a genomic window from Parabacteroides johnsonii DSM 18315.
TATCCGGATTTCTCCTCCGAGACGCTGCATGTATATGGTGACAGTTCCGGTGACAAAGAACTGCTTGCCCTTGCAGATGTTCCCCATTATAAACCATTCAACAATAAATAAACATATATATGATGCCATCCTGCCTGTCTATTCTGTTTCGCGCTCTCCGGATCGAGTGGAGAGAGACTAAGCGCACGTTATTTCCACCGACCCTGATAGAAACCGGACTTTTCCTTTTCTTCCTCATTCTTTACGGGTATATCGGGTACCGGATGCTCTTTCATACGGAACTGATAGATGTGCCCAACGGGGGAGCAGGAAGTTACTTGGGGTATGACAATCTATTCCATCTCCACACGCGCGGAGGAGCGTTTGACATCAGCCATCCCTTCTTCGGTATTTTTCATTTGTTGAAAACCTTGTTGATAATCCTGTTGACAACCCTGTTCAAAGAGAAAACTTCCGGTATTATTTGCCTGATGCTGATGAACCTGTTGATAACCGGCGGACTGGTCCTGATTTATCGTTACCTGAAACAGATTGTCCAGATTTCTTCCAGGCGGGCATTATTGCTGACAGGGTTCACGGGATGCTTCTTCACAACCGTTGTCCTATCATTCACCACAGAATCTTATCCGTTCTCCTTTTTCCTGCTCGTCTTCTCACTATTAATGCTTTCCAGGGAATACAAGCTGACCGGATATATAAAAGGACGGACTATTCTCTTCCTCTCTTTCCTCTGTGGAGGAATAACAATCACCAACGCTGCCAAACCGGCAATGGCCCTATTCCTGAATAAAGCACCGTTCTGGCGTAAAATACGGACGGGGATCAAAGTAATGTTGCCATTTGTCATTTGCGTAGCTGTCATCATGGGCTTTTATACCCTCAAAGCGAAATTGTTCAACCCGGAAGGTCCGTCTCCTATCGAAACGACCGGGCAACTCGGACAGTATTTTATCCATGACGAGACATTCGGTAAACAAGCATTGGTCGATTTCTGGGGCAACACGATCATAAGCACGCCTCTCACACAACAGTTAGTCGGAAAAGAGGTCGTATTACGGCCCAGCGAATACCTGCACAGTTGGAACAATGCCGTAATCATGTTTCTGTTGTTCTTAGTCACAGCCTCGGCTTTGCTCAACCTGAAAAACAAATATGTACAACTGTTGCTTATGTACCTGAGTATCGATTTCGTGATCCACTTTATCATCCGCTACGGGATGAACGAAGCGATCTTGTTCGGCGGACATTGGATGTTTGCAGTCCCGATCCTGCTGGGCTGGCTATACACGCGATTGCCGGTCCGCATGTACCGGATACTGGACTGGATCATTATCGGTTTCTTTGTTCTGACTGCAACGATAAACACGATGGAGTTCATGCGCTCCTTCCTATTCGCCTAAAATGATGAACTTCCTTGCTTTTGTCGCGTCTTTGGAATTATCGGTGCTGATGGCTGCCCGGTAGATATAGACACCGGGGCGCATACGGGCGCCCCCACATGTCAGATCCCAGGAAACTGTATAGTTTTCGAACAGGCCAGACGTTCCGCTTTCTTCATGTTTCCAAAGCTGGCGTCCTGCCAGATCATAGACCATGATACCCACCCGCATACGGCTTTCGGGACGGTTGTGCATAAGATGGAAGGTCACCTGCTCGCGGGCGATACCCGGCGTTGCGATCACATCGAACAGGAACGGTTTCAATCCCTCAACCACCTCGAAGGTGAATGTCCGCACGGTCGAGTTA
Proteins encoded in this region:
- a CDS encoding DUF6080 domain-containing protein, translating into MMPSCLSILFRALRIEWRETKRTLFPPTLIETGLFLFFLILYGYIGYRMLFHTELIDVPNGGAGSYLGYDNLFHLHTRGGAFDISHPFFGIFHLLKTLLIILLTTLFKEKTSGIICLMLMNLLITGGLVLIYRYLKQIVQISSRRALLLTGFTGCFFTTVVLSFTTESYPFSFFLLVFSLLMLSREYKLTGYIKGRTILFLSFLCGGITITNAAKPAMALFLNKAPFWRKIRTGIKVMLPFVICVAVIMGFYTLKAKLFNPEGPSPIETTGQLGQYFIHDETFGKQALVDFWGNTIISTPLTQQLVGKEVVLRPSEYLHSWNNAVIMFLLFLVTASALLNLKNKYVQLLLMYLSIDFVIHFIIRYGMNEAILFGGHWMFAVPILLGWLYTRLPVRMYRILDWIIIGFFVLTATINTMEFMRSFLFA